One Campylobacter concisus DNA window includes the following coding sequences:
- a CDS encoding ABC transporter ATP-binding protein: MHDIKRLICIIPNNYKIIFFILLAMSIFLSVAEVVGVSIVMPFITLASNPEQIFNNVYSKAIFDYFSFKSSVTFIIYFGFVLVAFYICRIVYTILYNYFLNKFTFNLFNYYTNALFASYIKLPYAEFTKKNTSNLMRIITNETINLSIYIQNLLMIFVEIFTILLLYIVLLTIDWKMTIILTAFIVFMVSVLIFFLRNKIKTEGAKRASIQSDFFKIVDEMFGNFKLLKFIKNNAKVSENFYKTSLMFSEVNILNNVLSNLPKILLENIGFTILVVIVMYVLFKYDDPNFVLPIISVYALALYRILPGVNRILGSYNTILFLSKSLESIHNELSIKYVIEGGDRIEFKKNIVLDNVTFEYTNGKPILNNINLTIHKYDRIAFVGRSGGGKTTLVDLIIGLYMPVEGSILLDGIKLSSNNIQHYRSKIGYIPQSVYLFDGTVGENVSFGYKYDKKKIIDCLKKANIYDFLATKDGINTMVGNGGIQISGGQKQRIGIARALYNDPDILVLDEATSALDENTEEKIMDEIYRISKEKTLLIITHRLTTVSRCNKIYKVNNGDVKLLKDGSLNE, from the coding sequence ATGCATGATATAAAGAGACTTATTTGTATTATTCCAAATAATTACAAAATTATTTTTTTTATTTTATTAGCTATGAGTATCTTTTTATCTGTTGCTGAAGTTGTAGGTGTCTCCATTGTTATGCCGTTTATTACGCTTGCCTCAAATCCTGAGCAAATATTTAATAATGTTTATTCTAAAGCTATTTTTGATTATTTTTCTTTTAAAAGTTCAGTGACTTTTATAATTTATTTCGGATTTGTATTGGTAGCTTTTTATATTTGTAGAATAGTTTATACTATTCTATATAACTATTTCTTAAATAAATTTACGTTCAATCTATTTAATTATTATACTAATGCACTTTTTGCAAGTTATATAAAATTACCATATGCTGAATTCACTAAAAAAAATACATCCAATCTTATGCGTATAATAACAAATGAAACTATAAATTTATCCATTTATATCCAAAATCTTTTAATGATATTTGTTGAAATTTTTACTATTTTATTACTATACATTGTATTATTAACTATTGACTGGAAAATGACTATTATCTTAACAGCATTTATCGTTTTTATGGTATCTGTTTTAATATTTTTTTTAAGAAATAAAATAAAAACAGAAGGAGCTAAAAGAGCATCAATTCAATCAGATTTTTTTAAAATAGTAGATGAAATGTTTGGAAATTTTAAATTATTAAAATTCATTAAAAATAACGCAAAAGTTAGTGAAAATTTTTATAAAACTTCACTTATGTTTTCTGAAGTCAATATCTTAAATAATGTATTAAGTAATTTACCAAAAATACTACTTGAAAATATTGGCTTTACGATTCTTGTGGTTATTGTAATGTATGTATTATTTAAATACGATGATCCTAACTTTGTGTTACCAATTATCTCAGTGTATGCATTAGCTCTATATAGAATATTACCTGGAGTAAATAGAATATTAGGCAGTTATAATACTATTTTATTTTTATCAAAATCACTAGAATCTATACACAACGAGCTAAGTATAAAATATGTAATTGAAGGAGGAGACCGTATAGAGTTTAAAAAAAATATAGTTTTAGATAATGTTACTTTTGAATATACAAATGGTAAACCAATATTAAATAATATAAATTTAACCATACATAAGTACGATAGAATCGCTTTTGTAGGTAGGAGCGGTGGGGGCAAAACAACTCTAGTTGATTTAATTATTGGACTTTATATGCCAGTTGAAGGTAGTATTTTATTAGATGGCATAAAATTAAGCAGTAATAATATTCAGCATTATCGTTCAAAAATAGGATATATACCACAATCAGTTTATCTATTTGATGGTACTGTTGGAGAAAATGTTTCTTTTGGTTATAAATATGATAAAAAAAAGATTATAGACTGTTTAAAAAAAGCTAATATATATGATTTTCTAGCTACTAAAGATGGTATAAACACTATGGTTGGAAATGGTGGTATACAAATTAGCGGTGGTCAAAAACAGCGCATAGGCATTGCTAGAGCATTATACAATGATCCTGATATACTAGTACTTGATGAAGCAACTTCTGCACTCGATGAAAATACGGAAGAAAAAATTATGGATGAAATTTATAGAATAAGTAAAGAAAAAACTCTTTTAATTATAACTCATAGGTTAACTACTGTTTCTAGATGTAATAAAATATATAAAGTGAACAATGGTGATGTAAAATTATTAAAGGATGGTTCTTTAAATGAATAA
- the argS gene encoding arginine--tRNA ligase, whose amino-acid sequence MKNKIKAEISKVLEREFVLEKPKDKNLAHYATPLFSLAKELRKSPAMIASEFADKFSDSKIVEASAVNGYLNFKLKSEFLDEISKQILLDSENFAKEDAKKDSYLIEYISANPTGPLHIGHVRGAVYGDTLARLGKRLGYAISTEYYINDAGNQIDLLGTSISLAAKEQLFNESVVYPEKYYRGDYILDIAKLANEKFGKEIFYDESKNLELAEFGKDIVLEIIKKDLADVGIFIESWASEKALYDGLEPTINKLKRSNQMYEKEGATYIASTTLGDDNDRVVVRNDGRPTYLAGDIIYHNAKFERNFDHYINIWGADHHGYIARLKAAINFLGYDENKLEVILMQMVSLLKEGKPYKMSKRAGNAVLMSDIVSEIGAEALRFIFISKANTSSLEFDVDELKKEDSSNPIFYINYAHARINQIFAKAEKSVCDVINADFECLDENAKNLLFEALILPEILEDAFASRQLQKIPDYLKSLAASFHKFYNENRVVGNENEDSLLKVFAVVAVSIKTAFNIMGITAKDRM is encoded by the coding sequence TTGAAAAATAAAATAAAAGCTGAAATTTCAAAGGTTTTAGAGCGTGAATTTGTGCTTGAAAAGCCAAAGGATAAAAATTTAGCCCACTATGCTACGCCACTTTTTAGCCTAGCAAAGGAGCTAAGAAAGTCTCCAGCTATGATAGCTAGCGAGTTTGCCGATAAATTTAGTGATAGCAAAATAGTTGAAGCTAGTGCAGTAAATGGCTACTTAAATTTCAAACTAAAAAGCGAGTTTTTAGATGAAATTTCAAAGCAAATTTTGCTAGACAGCGAAAATTTTGCAAAAGAAGATGCGAAAAAAGATAGCTATTTAATAGAATACATCAGCGCAAATCCAACTGGGCCACTTCACATCGGACACGTTAGAGGTGCAGTTTACGGCGATACCTTGGCAAGACTTGGCAAAAGACTTGGCTACGCTATCTCAACAGAATACTACATAAACGACGCTGGTAATCAAATTGATCTGCTTGGCACTTCGATATCGCTTGCGGCCAAAGAGCAGCTTTTTAACGAAAGTGTTGTATATCCAGAGAAATACTACCGCGGGGATTATATTTTAGATATTGCTAAGCTTGCAAATGAGAAATTTGGCAAGGAAATTTTTTATGACGAAAGCAAAAATCTCGAACTTGCTGAGTTTGGCAAAGATATCGTGCTTGAGATCATCAAAAAAGATTTAGCAGATGTTGGGATATTTATAGAGAGCTGGGCTAGTGAAAAGGCTCTTTATGACGGCCTAGAGCCAACTATAAACAAGCTAAAACGTTCAAATCAAATGTACGAAAAAGAGGGCGCTACTTATATCGCTTCGACTACGCTTGGCGATGATAACGATAGGGTTGTGGTTAGAAATGACGGCAGACCAACATATCTAGCTGGCGACATTATCTATCACAACGCTAAATTTGAGAGAAATTTTGACCACTACATAAACATTTGGGGTGCTGACCATCACGGATATATTGCAAGACTAAAGGCTGCGATAAATTTTCTTGGATACGATGAAAACAAGCTTGAAGTGATACTTATGCAGATGGTTAGCCTGCTAAAAGAGGGCAAGCCATACAAGATGAGCAAGCGCGCTGGTAATGCCGTGCTGATGAGTGATATCGTAAGTGAGATCGGTGCTGAGGCGCTTAGATTTATCTTTATAAGCAAGGCAAACACGAGCAGTTTGGAATTTGACGTGGATGAGCTTAAAAAAGAGGATAGTTCAAACCCTATCTTTTATATAAACTACGCTCACGCTAGGATAAATCAGATCTTTGCAAAGGCTGAAAAAAGCGTTTGTGACGTAATAAATGCAGACTTTGAGTGCCTAGATGAAAATGCTAAAAATTTACTTTTTGAAGCGCTTATATTGCCTGAAATTTTAGAAGATGCTTTTGCTTCAAGGCAGCTTCAAAAAATACCAGACTATCTAAAGTCGCTGGCTGCTAGCTTTCATAAATTTTATAATGAAAACCGCGTGGTTGGAAATGAAAATGAAGATAGCTTGCTAAAAGTCTTTGCAGTCGTTGCTGTCTCAATAAAAACAGCATTTAATATAATGGGAATCACAGCTAAAGATAGGATGTAA
- the fliR gene encoding flagellar biosynthetic protein FliR codes for MELVEFFGADKVITFMLLFARLSGLIVFFPFFSHNQIPLSVKTLLVFALCIVLFPLSHTHEHAINFLIMEILSEAMLGLCAGLLLNIVFAILQMAGEQISMIMGFSMASVLDPQTGTNSPVIANILNFIALLAFLMLDGHHLILQFYSTSLSAIPLGDFYPRSGVMSYALKLFGNLFMFGFILAFPIIALSILSDAIFGMLMKTMPQFNLLVVGYPIKVSIGFSVLIAILAGIIKIITDMMVQILNDMPALFF; via the coding sequence ATGGAGCTAGTCGAGTTTTTCGGAGCGGATAAAGTCATAACCTTCATGCTCCTTTTTGCACGTCTTAGTGGGCTTATTGTATTTTTTCCATTCTTTTCTCACAATCAAATCCCGCTTAGCGTAAAAACTTTACTAGTTTTCGCCCTTTGTATCGTGCTTTTCCCGCTCTCACACACCCATGAGCACGCTATAAATTTTTTGATCATGGAAATTTTAAGTGAGGCCATGCTCGGACTTTGCGCTGGACTTTTACTAAATATCGTTTTTGCCATACTTCAAATGGCTGGCGAGCAGATCTCAATGATCATGGGTTTTTCGATGGCTTCAGTGCTTGATCCGCAAACTGGTACAAATTCGCCAGTGATCGCAAATATTTTAAATTTTATTGCGCTTCTTGCATTTTTAATGCTTGATGGGCATCATTTGATATTACAGTTTTATTCCACTTCACTTTCTGCTATACCGCTTGGAGATTTTTATCCAAGAAGTGGTGTGATGAGCTACGCCCTAAAGCTCTTTGGTAATCTTTTTATGTTTGGATTTATTCTAGCTTTTCCTATTATCGCGCTTTCTATACTTTCAGATGCTATTTTTGGCATGCTTATGAAAACTATGCCACAATTTAACCTATTAGTCGTTGGTTATCCTATTAAGGTAAGTATCGGCTTTTCGGTTTTGATAGCTATTTTAGCTGGTATTATAAAAATCATAACTGATATGATGGTGCAGATTTTAAACGATATGCCAGCACTATTTTTTTAA
- a CDS encoding HAD hydrolase family protein produces the protein MKVKPKIFILDVDGVMTDGKFYYSADGKIMKIFGSDDHDALSLLKPHMSIHFVTGDHRGFEITKARIVDDMKMPLDLVSTIKRIDWIKERWNPNEVIYMGDGIFDHYVFKNVMYSIAPANSSSIAKSYASYVTKTSGGERAVSEASLHILEKFFVPYNPDVLPDKQIKFSGEWTI, from the coding sequence ATGAAAGTAAAACCAAAAATATTTATTTTAGATGTTGACGGCGTTATGACAGATGGTAAATTTTATTATAGTGCTGATGGTAAGATTATGAAAATTTTTGGATCAGATGACCATGATGCTCTTTCTTTGTTAAAGCCACATATGTCTATACATTTTGTAACTGGCGATCATAGAGGATTTGAAATAACAAAGGCTCGAATCGTAGACGATATGAAAATGCCACTCGATTTAGTTAGCACTATAAAAAGAATAGATTGGATTAAAGAAAGATGGAATCCAAACGAAGTTATATATATGGGAGATGGTATTTTTGATCACTATGTTTTTAAGAATGTAATGTATTCAATTGCACCAGCCAACTCTAGCAGTATAGCAAAATCGTATGCGAGTTATGTAACAAAAACAAGTGGAGGTGAACGGGCAGTCTCTGAAGCATCTTTGCATATCTTGGAGAAATTTTTTGTGCCGTATAATCCTGATGTTTTGCCAGATAAACAAATTAAATTTAGCGGAGAATGGACGATATGA
- the tatA gene encoding twin-arginine translocase TatA/TatE family subunit, translating into MGSFSIGHWLVVLAIIVLLFGAKKIPELAKGLGKGIKTFKAEMEDTTPEKSEKVEHKEESATSQKIEETTKNA; encoded by the coding sequence ATGGGTTCTTTTAGTATTGGTCACTGGCTAGTTGTTTTAGCGATTATTGTTTTACTTTTTGGAGCAAAGAAGATCCCAGAACTTGCAAAAGGACTAGGCAAAGGCATAAAGACTTTTAAGGCTGAGATGGAAGATACAACACCTGAAAAAAGTGAGAAAGTCGAGCACAAAGAAGAGAGTGCTACTAGTCAAAAGATAGAAGAAACAACTAAAAACGCATAG
- a CDS encoding methyltransferase domain-containing protein, whose translation MNKDKAGLGYWAKNWNQYLEISKIDINYYTNRLLHKIFTKYLNYNKEKDICEIGCAFSPYLLYFHDHFGYRINGFDYEGISVKKTKEIYDNMGYCSNIYHHDFFDIKKCRKYDILTSFGVFEHFEDLNSTINLSKYYLKDNGTIVTVIPNMCGFFGFLQRIFDKRIYDIHIPYDKNDILLAHETNGYKTLFCDYAGIYQFGVVNISNIKYNKIIKKFFSLPGKPLYYFLNLFNINMNYKINSPYIIYIGKAKEKVLE comes from the coding sequence ATGAATAAGGATAAAGCAGGTTTGGGCTATTGGGCTAAAAATTGGAACCAATACTTAGAGATATCAAAAATTGATATTAATTATTATACAAATAGGTTATTACATAAAATTTTTACGAAATATTTAAACTATAATAAAGAAAAAGATATATGCGAAATAGGGTGTGCTTTTTCGCCATATTTGTTGTATTTTCACGATCATTTTGGTTATAGGATTAATGGATTTGATTACGAAGGGATTTCTGTTAAAAAAACAAAAGAAATATACGATAATATGGGTTATTGCTCTAACATATACCACCACGATTTCTTTGATATAAAAAAATGTAGAAAATATGATATTTTGACATCCTTTGGCGTATTTGAACATTTTGAAGATTTAAATAGTACCATAAATTTAAGTAAGTATTATTTAAAGGACAATGGGACTATAGTTACTGTTATTCCTAATATGTGCGGGTTTTTTGGTTTTTTGCAAAGAATTTTTGATAAGAGAATTTATGACATACATATTCCGTATGATAAAAATGATATTTTATTAGCACATGAAACAAATGGCTATAAAACATTATTTTGTGATTACGCTGGGATTTATCAATTTGGTGTTGTAAATATATCAAATATCAAATACAATAAAATAATAAAAAAATTTTTTTCTTTACCTGGGAAACCTCTATATTATTTTTTAAATTTATTTAATATTAATATGAATTATAAAATCAACTCTCCATATATTATATATATTGGAAAAGCAAAAGAAAAGGTGTTGGAATGA
- the gmk gene encoding guanylate kinase, protein MQGQILVVSGPSGSGKSTLLGRLLKEEKDLYFSISSTTRAKREGEVDGVDYYFIKEDEFKSGIEKGEFLEWAQVHKNYYGTSLKPVLAALEAGKIVIFDIDVQGFHIALEKFRSYITSVFITTANKKELKKRLKNRGTDSDETIENRLMNAVGEMEHILEYDYFLVNDDIEKSYKGLKSILRAMRLKSAKIDLRRVIDEWIDC, encoded by the coding sequence TTGCAAGGACAAATTTTAGTAGTTTCTGGGCCTAGTGGAAGTGGGAAAAGTACGCTTTTGGGCCGTCTTTTAAAGGAAGAGAAGGATCTTTATTTTTCTATTTCAAGCACGACAAGGGCAAAAAGAGAAGGTGAAGTCGATGGAGTGGATTACTATTTTATAAAAGAAGATGAATTTAAAAGCGGCATAGAAAAGGGCGAATTTTTAGAATGGGCGCAGGTGCATAAAAACTATTATGGAACGAGTCTAAAGCCTGTTTTAGCAGCACTTGAGGCTGGGAAGATAGTTATATTTGATATCGACGTACAAGGCTTTCACATCGCACTTGAAAAATTTAGAAGCTACATAACTTCAGTTTTTATCACAACTGCAAATAAAAAAGAGCTTAAAAAACGCTTGAAAAACCGCGGAACTGATAGCGACGAAACGATAGAAAATCGCCTAATGAACGCAGTTGGCGAGATGGAACACATCTTAGAATATGATTATTTTTTGGTAAATGATGACATTGAAAAGAGTTATAAAGGCCTAAAATCAATTCTTAGAGCGATGAGGTTAAAAAGCGCGAAAATAGACTTAAGACGCGTTATTGATGAGTGGATAGATTGCTAG
- a CDS encoding Highly acidic protein, with translation MKVALVNKNPAVSRLITLSLNKLGIEYSEFDDVNSVGDQFDYIIIDSDMDSSDVNLNQKIMYLAPRGGEKPDFADVMLEKPFLPTEFISLFEQNKDTDNDKELELGLDESANFNDFDESNKNFDDLENFELPEIDMGLENLAKEDNEADKFDNEALDDEFLKEELSELETEDLKDKDISFDETDTELIDDDMINDIASKYMADSEDIDKSLEQNNEPPVIKEEHSDNFDELSSLVDEIDDMGESDLADEEAKNELDKMVEQNSQNLETTELNEEFVDDISQSKKELSEIESLDKELNEEANEDSENFDELETDFGNDENFGPESSEANLIDEASQNLEEDIDEESTQEAEEISLDEDIDLEKEPAKEDHEEISEEVLAQEDLGMVDEVFEEENFKEETLGSPNFDVASIEEIDENTMQAAFGLNNAPQTSSCDETKIDADYKEELTKKITKHVHESLNESSLRDVLKDMNIKINISFEEK, from the coding sequence ATGAAAGTTGCACTTGTAAACAAAAACCCAGCAGTTTCTCGTCTTATAACGTTAAGTTTAAATAAGCTAGGCATAGAATATAGTGAATTTGACGATGTTAATAGTGTTGGAGATCAATTTGATTATATTATCATCGATAGTGATATGGATAGCAGCGATGTTAATTTAAATCAAAAGATAATGTATCTAGCACCTAGAGGCGGTGAAAAGCCAGATTTTGCTGATGTTATGCTTGAAAAGCCCTTTTTACCAACAGAATTTATTAGTTTGTTTGAACAAAACAAAGATACTGACAATGATAAAGAACTTGAACTTGGACTAGATGAGTCTGCAAATTTTAATGACTTTGACGAAAGCAATAAAAACTTTGATGATTTAGAAAATTTTGAGCTTCCAGAAATTGATATGGGTCTTGAAAATTTAGCAAAAGAAGATAATGAGGCAGATAAATTTGATAATGAGGCTTTAGATGATGAGTTTTTAAAAGAGGAGCTAAGTGAGCTAGAGACCGAGGATTTAAAGGATAAAGATATCAGTTTTGATGAAACAGATACTGAACTTATAGATGATGATATGATAAATGACATAGCTAGCAAATATATGGCTGATTCAGAAGATATAGATAAATCCTTAGAGCAAAACAATGAGCCGCCTGTGATAAAAGAAGAGCATAGTGATAATTTTGATGAGCTTAGTTCACTTGTAGATGAGATAGATGATATGGGTGAGAGTGACTTGGCGGATGAAGAGGCGAAAAACGAGCTTGATAAAATGGTCGAGCAAAATTCTCAAAATTTAGAAACTACCGAGCTTAATGAAGAATTTGTAGATGATATAAGCCAAAGTAAAAAAGAGCTCAGCGAGATCGAGTCTTTGGATAAAGAGCTAAACGAAGAAGCTAACGAAGATAGCGAAAATTTTGATGAGCTAGAGACTGATTTTGGCAATGATGAAAATTTTGGGCCTGAAAGCAGCGAGGCAAATTTGATAGATGAAGCTAGTCAAAATTTAGAGGAAGATATAGATGAAGAATCTACCCAGGAAGCAGAGGAGATTTCTTTGGATGAAGATATAGACCTTGAAAAAGAGCCAGCCAAAGAAGATCATGAAGAAATTTCTGAAGAAGTCCTTGCGCAAGAAGATCTAGGTATGGTAGATGAAGTATTTGAGGAAGAAAATTTTAAAGAAGAGACGTTAGGTAGCCCAAATTTTGATGTAGCATCTATTGAAGAAATAGATGAAAATACGATGCAAGCAGCATTTGGATTAAATAATGCGCCACAAACTAGCTCATGCGATGAAACAAAAATCGATGCTGACTATAAAGAAGAGCTAACCAAAAAGATCACAAAACACGTCCATGAGTCGTTAAACGAAAGCTCGCTAAGAGATGTGCTAAAAGATATGAACATAAAGATAAATATAAGTTTTGAGGAAAAGTAG